The following are from one region of the Dehalococcoidales bacterium genome:
- the lysA gene encoding diaminopimelate decarboxylase, which yields MVVEPVTRLSLFPLESEINALGHLVIGGCDTVALAKEFGTPLYVFDEFSLRSKCAEFKAEYGRRYADITVVYACKAFVNKTLLQMFREEGLGLDVVSGGELGIARSAGFPLEKVYFHGNNKSAEELGLALDWGVGRVVVDNFHELKMLGEMAQQRGRVADILLRLSPGIDPHTHRYITTGNIDSKFGIPLVSAEEAVTRAMAMPGLNLIGLHFHIGSLIFEMEPYQQAIEVTIDFAAKMREKHGFELKELNVGGGVAIQYSLDSPALPVSTYAETIVAKIKSQCSKSGLPLPRLVVEPGRSIVGRAGVALYTAGVVKDIPGIRRYVSVDGGMADNIRPALYGSKQEAVIANKMREEDTE from the coding sequence ATGGTAGTAGAGCCGGTTACCCGACTTTCCCTGTTTCCGTTAGAGTCAGAAATCAATGCCCTGGGACACCTGGTAATTGGTGGTTGTGACACTGTAGCGCTGGCGAAGGAGTTTGGCACGCCGCTTTATGTCTTCGATGAGTTCAGCCTGCGTAGCAAGTGCGCCGAATTTAAGGCCGAGTATGGCCGGCGCTATGCTGATATCACCGTCGTTTATGCCTGTAAAGCCTTTGTTAACAAGACCCTGCTGCAAATGTTCCGGGAGGAAGGGCTGGGGCTGGATGTGGTCTCCGGCGGAGAGCTGGGTATCGCCCGGTCGGCCGGTTTCCCTTTAGAAAAAGTCTATTTTCACGGCAATAACAAGTCGGCCGAGGAACTTGGTCTGGCTCTGGACTGGGGTGTCGGACGCGTGGTGGTGGACAATTTCCATGAGTTGAAAATGCTGGGTGAGATGGCACAGCAGAGGGGCCGTGTCGCTGATATCCTGCTGCGTCTGTCCCCGGGGATAGACCCGCATACCCATCGCTATATTACCACCGGTAACATTGACAGTAAGTTTGGCATTCCGCTGGTGAGCGCTGAAGAGGCAGTCACCAGGGCTATGGCCATGCCCGGTCTGAACCTGATTGGCTTGCATTTCCACATCGGCTCTCTCATTTTCGAGATGGAGCCTTATCAGCAGGCGATTGAGGTTACCATTGACTTTGCCGCGAAGATGAGAGAGAAACACGGTTTTGAGCTGAAGGAACTGAACGTGGGTGGCGGCGTGGCAATTCAGTATTCACTGGATTCTCCGGCGTTACCGGTTTCGACTTATGCTGAGACGATAGTAGCTAAGATTAAGAGCCAGTGCTCGAAGTCAGGTCTACCGCTACCCAGACTTGTTGTCGAACCGGGCAGGTCGATAGTGGGGCGGGCCGGGGTTGCCCTTTATACAGCGGGGGTGGTGAAAGATATCCCTGGTATCCGGCGTTATGTCTCGGTAGATGGTGGTATGGCGGATAATATCCGCCCCGCTCTTTATGGATCTAAACAGGAGGCGGTGATTGCCAATAAAATGCGAGAGGAAGATACAGAAAA
- a CDS encoding acyl-CoA dehydrogenase family protein yields the protein MDFEYHFSEELEAFRSEVRAFIEEHAYKEPIVPPDPVQLSPEMFVRGKELSRKMGERGWYAPAYPGEYGGGGLDLGHCVVLAQEFGRIKREHRWPGSTEVSAIHTGGIMAHGTEEQKRRFLPKLLRGDWHGAQCFTEPEAGSDEAAMKSTAVRDGDVYIINGEKVFVGGEPVGGPRPDYLYWAAVTDSQAPRHENISAFFIPADLPGITYIPLNLVGGGGGQRWHMICEDVRCPADCMIGEENKGWLVTQATLHLEHGGGGHLTTGEHLERRLIDYCKKTLRNGKPISSDPIIRDILIQLYTEAEVARLWGVRNFAMAQGQIPRVRYTGTQTSLHRKRSSPVRGKVLLDILGPASLISDPELQILLGEVELEVRLAEVTHVGGTPEVMQIMMSRALGLGRSAVRAAPR from the coding sequence ATGGATTTTGAGTATCATTTCAGTGAAGAGTTGGAAGCCTTCCGTTCGGAGGTACGCGCCTTCATTGAAGAACATGCCTATAAAGAACCGATTGTCCCTCCTGACCCGGTTCAGCTTAGTCCTGAGATGTTCGTCAGGGGTAAGGAGCTTTCCCGTAAAATGGGTGAGCGGGGCTGGTATGCTCCGGCTTACCCTGGTGAATATGGCGGCGGCGGTTTAGACCTCGGTCACTGCGTGGTACTGGCTCAAGAATTCGGCCGGATAAAGCGAGAGCACCGCTGGCCCGGCTCTACCGAAGTCTCCGCGATTCATACCGGGGGTATTATGGCCCACGGTACCGAGGAGCAAAAAAGGCGCTTTCTGCCCAAATTGTTACGGGGCGATTGGCATGGCGCGCAGTGTTTTACCGAACCTGAAGCCGGCAGTGACGAGGCAGCCATGAAGAGTACCGCCGTTCGTGATGGAGATGTTTACATCATTAATGGGGAAAAGGTCTTTGTTGGCGGCGAACCCGTGGGCGGGCCTCGCCCGGATTATCTTTACTGGGCAGCGGTTACCGACTCTCAGGCTCCACGCCATGAAAATATCAGCGCCTTTTTTATCCCGGCAGACCTGCCGGGCATTACCTATATTCCCTTGAATTTGGTCGGTGGCGGCGGCGGCCAGAGGTGGCACATGATCTGTGAAGACGTGCGCTGCCCGGCAGATTGCATGATTGGGGAGGAAAACAAGGGGTGGCTGGTGACTCAGGCGACCCTGCACCTGGAGCATGGTGGCGGAGGTCATCTGACAACCGGGGAACACCTGGAGCGTCGTCTCATTGATTACTGCAAGAAGACGCTGCGCAACGGTAAACCGATAAGTAGTGACCCCATTATCCGGGATATCCTGATACAGCTTTATACTGAGGCTGAGGTGGCCCGGCTCTGGGGAGTGCGTAACTTTGCTATGGCCCAGGGACAAATACCAAGGGTGCGCTATACCGGAACCCAGACTTCGCTGCACCGGAAGCGTTCTTCTCCGGTGCGGGGGAAGGTTCTGCTGGATATTCTGGGACCGGCCAGCTTGATCAGCGACCCCGAGTTGCAGATACTTTTGGGGGAGGTTGAGCTTGAGGTCAGGCTGGCTGAAGTCACTCATGTCGGTGGTACTCCTGAGGTCATGCAGATTATGATGTCTCGTGCTCTGGGTTTGGGCCGGAGTGCCGTACGGGCCGCGCCCCGGTAA
- a CDS encoding acyl-CoA dehydrogenase family protein has protein sequence MDFEFHYTREQEEFRKEVRAFIEEHAYKEPIVPPDPVRMSADMFAYGRELDRKMGAKGWFAPAYPTEYGGGGLDLDHCIVLSEEFAKVRDEHRWPGGYEVSPIMTGGIMDQGTEEQKKKFLPRLLSGEWFGFQCFTEPDAGSDEASMKSTAVRDGDHYVINGDKVFVGQQPEGLRPDFLYWPAVTDPQAPRRENISAFFIPADLPGITFIPLDLIAAEGKKWEVLCEDVRCPADHLIGTENKGWLVTQATLHLEHGGGGSLTPRNRRVLHFVDYCKKTLRNGKPISNDPIIQDLLVQLYTEYQVGRLWALRNFAMARGQIQRVRYTGTQTSLHRKRFGPVFGKALMDILGPASLIDDPELQVLMGEMVNEVRLADVTHIGGTPEVQQIMMSRALGLGRGAPRPAAAH, from the coding sequence ATGGATTTTGAATTTCATTATACCAGGGAACAAGAGGAGTTCCGTAAAGAGGTACGCGCCTTCATTGAGGAACACGCCTATAAAGAACCGATTGTACCTCCCGACCCGGTCAGGATGTCCGCTGACATGTTCGCGTATGGCCGGGAGCTAGACCGCAAGATGGGCGCTAAAGGCTGGTTCGCCCCTGCCTATCCCACGGAATATGGCGGTGGAGGGCTTGACCTTGACCACTGTATCGTCCTGTCTGAGGAGTTTGCCAAGGTAAGAGACGAGCACCGCTGGCCGGGGGGCTACGAAGTCTCCCCGATTATGACTGGCGGAATTATGGACCAGGGTACCGAGGAACAGAAAAAGAAGTTCCTGCCCAGGCTGCTCAGCGGCGAGTGGTTTGGTTTCCAGTGCTTTACCGAGCCGGATGCCGGTAGTGATGAAGCTTCCATGAAGAGCACGGCTGTCCGTGACGGAGACCATTATGTTATCAATGGAGACAAGGTCTTTGTCGGGCAGCAGCCGGAAGGGCTCCGCCCTGATTTTCTTTACTGGCCGGCGGTCACTGACCCGCAGGCTCCCCGCCGCGAAAATATCAGCGCCTTCTTTATCCCGGCAGACCTACCGGGTATTACCTTCATCCCCCTTGACCTCATCGCTGCGGAAGGTAAAAAGTGGGAGGTTCTCTGCGAGGACGTACGCTGTCCCGCCGACCATCTTATCGGTACGGAAAATAAAGGGTGGCTGGTAACCCAGGCAACCCTGCATCTGGAGCACGGGGGAGGAGGTTCTCTTACCCCCCGCAACCGGCGGGTATTGCATTTTGTTGACTACTGCAAGAAGACGCTGCGTAACGGTAAACCAATAAGTAATGACCCTATCATCCAGGACCTTTTGGTCCAACTCTATACTGAATATCAGGTAGGGCGACTCTGGGCGCTGCGTAACTTCGCGATGGCACGAGGTCAAATACAGAGAGTGCGTTACACCGGAACCCAGACATCTCTGCACAGAAAACGCTTCGGACCGGTTTTCGGGAAAGCCCTGATGGATATCCTGGGACCGGCCAGCTTGATTGATGACCCCGAGTTGCAGGTGTTGATGGGAGAGATGGTTAACGAGGTACGACTGGCAGACGTTACCCATATCGGCGGAACGCCGGAAGTCCAGCAAATCATGATGTCCCGTGCTCTGGGACTGGGTCGAGGTGCCCCACGACCGGCCGCCGCCCACTAA
- a CDS encoding acyl-CoA dehydrogenase family protein, with protein sequence MDLSLTETQEMLRNTARDFLKRECPWTLVKEIDESESGFSAQLWSKTAGLGWLAMDLPEEYGGMGTSIQDLGILYEEMGQALLPGPYFSEILCASLILGVGTEAQKKALLPAIAQGEKILALALTEPDYGWDPECIHLTATAKGGNYVLNGTKRFVHDAQIADQIVCVARTKESRDPADGITLFLVDKNAPGISCRDLVGFTGEKLNEVTFKAVEVPAANILGEKDKGWAALAKPMDRTSLLLCAYMLGGCQHLLDMTVEYAQTRVQFGQPIGAFQWVQGYIIGQANYLEKARWLTYEALWKVDANKPQSEQDESISLAKAMVSESFHECGHLAHEVHAGVGVDKKFPLYLYSKKAKTMYSYLGDPTHHRKRVAQVLGL encoded by the coding sequence ATGGATCTGTCTCTTACTGAGACACAGGAAATGCTTAGAAATACAGCCCGGGACTTTCTGAAGCGTGAATGTCCGTGGACATTAGTTAAAGAAATAGATGAGAGCGAGTCAGGGTTCTCCGCTCAGCTCTGGAGCAAGACAGCTGGCCTTGGCTGGCTGGCGATGGACCTTCCCGAGGAATATGGCGGAATGGGTACCAGCATACAGGACCTGGGTATCCTCTATGAGGAAATGGGGCAGGCGTTGTTACCCGGCCCTTACTTCTCCGAGATACTTTGTGCTTCACTTATCCTCGGAGTCGGCACCGAAGCGCAGAAGAAAGCACTTCTGCCGGCGATTGCCCAGGGGGAAAAGATACTGGCCCTGGCACTCACGGAGCCTGACTATGGCTGGGACCCGGAATGTATTCACCTGACAGCCACCGCCAAAGGCGGGAATTACGTGCTTAACGGGACTAAACGTTTTGTCCATGACGCCCAGATCGCTGACCAGATTGTCTGTGTTGCCCGGACTAAAGAGAGCCGTGACCCGGCGGATGGGATTACCCTGTTCCTGGTGGACAAGAACGCCCCGGGGATCTCCTGCCGCGACCTGGTCGGTTTTACCGGCGAGAAACTCAATGAGGTAACCTTTAAGGCGGTGGAAGTCCCCGCCGCCAACATCCTGGGTGAGAAGGACAAGGGCTGGGCGGCTCTGGCGAAACCGATGGATAGAACTTCATTACTGCTTTGCGCTTATATGCTCGGCGGTTGCCAGCATCTGCTGGATATGACCGTGGAATATGCCCAGACCAGGGTCCAGTTCGGCCAGCCTATCGGCGCTTTCCAGTGGGTGCAGGGATACATTATCGGACAGGCAAACTACCTGGAGAAGGCCCGCTGGCTGACCTATGAAGCATTATGGAAGGTAGACGCCAATAAACCACAAAGCGAGCAGGATGAATCGATATCACTGGCTAAGGCGATGGTTAGCGAGTCCTTCCATGAGTGCGGGCACCTGGCTCATGAGGTCCATGCCGGTGTTGGCGTTGACAAGAAGTTCCCTCTTTACCTATACAGCAAAAAGGCGAAAACCATGTACTCCTACCTGGGAGATCCTACCCATCACCGGAAACGGGTGGCCCAGGTACTTGGATTGTAA
- a CDS encoding ABC transporter ATP-binding protein — protein sequence MVNIQIQQAYFSYNNSHHNGFILRDINLSVKAGEMVGLIGPNGSGKTTLIKLTSGILKPKRGNIKLDGADLNRMSRNSIARCVAVVPQQFHTPFAFTTSEVVMMGRTPFIRTIAGETAADREAAATAMELAGISQFAQRRFDELSGGEKQKVILAMALAQQPGLLLLDEPTTHLDIWHQVETLELVKNLNVSHNLTVIAAIHDLNLAALYFDRLILLKAGSVLVDGTPSQVLTEDSIRGAFSASVRVEKHPATGGPHIVIVPGESANRQPATIDGTKK from the coding sequence ATGGTCAATATTCAGATACAACAGGCTTACTTCTCGTATAATAATTCCCATCATAATGGGTTTATCCTGCGTGACATTAACCTTTCGGTCAAAGCCGGTGAGATGGTGGGACTAATCGGGCCTAACGGTTCCGGCAAGACTACCCTGATTAAGCTCACCAGCGGTATCCTCAAACCCAAAAGAGGGAATATCAAGCTGGACGGAGCTGACCTGAACCGGATGAGCCGCAACTCTATTGCTCGCTGCGTGGCGGTGGTACCACAACAGTTCCATACCCCGTTTGCCTTTACTACCAGTGAAGTGGTAATGATGGGACGTACCCCCTTCATTAGAACCATCGCCGGAGAGACTGCTGCTGACCGGGAAGCCGCCGCTACCGCTATGGAACTGGCCGGTATCAGCCAGTTTGCCCAGCGCCGTTTCGATGAGTTGAGTGGCGGTGAAAAACAGAAGGTGATTCTGGCGATGGCATTAGCGCAGCAACCTGGCCTTTTGCTTCTCGATGAGCCGACAACGCACCTGGACATCTGGCACCAGGTAGAGACCCTGGAGCTGGTCAAGAACCTTAATGTGAGTCACAATCTTACGGTCATCGCCGCCATTCATGACCTTAACCTGGCTGCCCTCTACTTTGACCGTTTGATCCTGCTCAAAGCGGGCAGCGTTCTGGTTGATGGTACCCCGTCACAGGTCTTAACTGAAGACAGCATCAGAGGCGCTTTTTCGGCATCGGTCAGAGTGGAAAAACATCCGGCAACCGGTGGCCCTCATATTGTCATCGTACCCGGGGAAAGCGCCAACAGGCAGCCAGCCACCATTGATGGAACAAAAAAATAG
- a CDS encoding iron chelate uptake ABC transporter family permease subunit, translating into MFTKLKNGNRLVLILLLLSAALVFSLFLASAVGVVSISLPEILRMALNKLAVFNLASTWRSVDETIIFQIRLPRVIGSALVGAALATAGVLFQGLLRNPMADPYIIGTSAGAALGATIAMILPVSLSFLGFGLIPVAAFIGALTTVIIVYNLARVGSKTPIISMLLAGFVVSALLAAIVAFIMSISEKFDLDIRVIYSFLMGHISVSSWEQIVVIAPLIIGGIIGASLFAFRLNAFSLGEEGAAYLGVDVERDKILIMALGSLLTAGAVSISGLIGFVGLVMPHAVRLSIGPDHRLLLPASALGGAIFVVIADLFARTLLAPAEIPVGIITALIGAPFFLYLLRYSRKEYAF; encoded by the coding sequence GTGTTTACCAAATTGAAAAACGGTAACCGGCTGGTCTTGATTTTGTTACTGCTGAGCGCGGCGCTGGTGTTTTCATTATTTCTGGCCAGTGCCGTCGGGGTGGTGTCCATCTCCCTCCCTGAGATATTACGCATGGCTCTTAACAAGCTCGCTGTTTTTAACCTGGCATCAACCTGGAGAAGCGTGGATGAGACAATTATTTTCCAGATCAGGCTCCCCAGGGTGATTGGCAGCGCCCTGGTCGGGGCAGCCCTGGCTACCGCCGGAGTTCTCTTTCAGGGACTGCTGCGTAATCCCATGGCAGACCCCTATATCATTGGCACCTCCGCCGGTGCCGCTTTGGGAGCTACTATCGCCATGATACTACCGGTCAGCCTGTCTTTCCTCGGCTTCGGGCTGATACCGGTAGCCGCTTTTATCGGCGCGCTGACAACGGTAATCATCGTCTATAACCTGGCACGGGTAGGTAGCAAGACACCAATCATCAGCATGCTCCTGGCCGGATTTGTCGTCAGCGCACTGCTGGCCGCCATTGTCGCTTTCATCATGTCGATCAGTGAGAAGTTTGACCTTGATATTCGGGTGATCTATTCATTTCTGATGGGACACATCTCGGTAAGCAGCTGGGAACAGATAGTCGTTATTGCCCCGCTGATAATCGGAGGTATCATCGGAGCCAGCCTTTTCGCCTTTCGCCTCAATGCCTTTTCACTGGGGGAAGAAGGGGCGGCTTACCTGGGGGTTGATGTCGAACGGGACAAGATACTCATCATGGCATTAGGTTCACTGCTTACTGCCGGCGCGGTTTCCATTAGCGGTTTGATTGGTTTTGTCGGGCTGGTAATGCCCCACGCGGTGCGTTTAAGCATCGGGCCGGACCACCGGCTGCTGTTACCAGCCTCGGCACTGGGCGGTGCCATTTTTGTCGTCATCGCTGACCTCTTTGCCCGGACACTGCTGGCCCCGGCGGAAATACCGGTCGGTATTATCACCGCCCTCATCGGGGCGCCGTTCTTCCTTTATCTGCTGAGATACAGTAGAAAGGAATACGCTTTCTGA
- a CDS encoding zinc-ribbon domain-containing protein, translating into MLCAKCNHSNPDENNFCGNCGAPLPANGRVTLKDLIDVGLLKAGDELTISYRGKDVTASLLADGKIAREGQTYDGPLSCATAVRGQTCDGWFCWNAVEQDTGKSYPISHYRAALRRQRGG; encoded by the coding sequence ATGCTCTGTGCGAAGTGTAACCATTCCAACCCCGATGAAAACAATTTCTGTGGCAACTGCGGCGCCCCGCTGCCGGCAAACGGACGCGTAACCCTGAAAGACCTGATTGATGTCGGTTTGCTTAAAGCTGGCGATGAACTGACGATAAGCTACCGGGGCAAGGATGTAACTGCGTCTCTTCTGGCCGACGGCAAAATAGCGCGTGAAGGCCAGACCTATGACGGGCCGCTGTCCTGTGCCACCGCGGTAAGGGGGCAGACCTGTGATGGCTGGTTCTGCTGGAATGCCGTAGAGCAAGACACCGGAAAAAGCTATCCTATCAGCCATTACCGGGCGGCCCTGCGTAGACAAAGAGGCGGCTAG
- a CDS encoding electron-transfer flavoprotein:ubiquinone oxidoreductase has protein sequence MNELNKMDVLFVGAGPASLAGAIRLKQLLNQQGRAESVVVIEKADKLGQHNLSGAVFEADVLDELVPGWREKQDSFVTKTLANGVEIDETVFLPANGSAIRLPEIMVPPYMHHKGNYVLSLSEMVNWLAGIARSLGVEIYTGFAAKEIIVEGGAVKGIKLGDKGLDKERNKQPNYAPGEILEARVTVLGEGSLGQLAEKLVKTFNLDAGKNPQVHSVGVKEVIKLPEENNFGPNRVIHTFGFPNKGLTPDIFGGGTLYSLGPNTVALALILALDWRYCNLNPQTELQVFKSHSYISRLIEGGEVTAYGAKTLPEGGYYSLPQPFADGAIIIGDGAGFTNARKLKGLHYAIKSGMCAAEAIFQAIEAQDFSRRSLKSYQDRLDESFVMKDIRRARNYRQVFSKTGRAGIYLGAPLSLVQQWLPRLSARPDHEGMRRVSLDRKNVSGIDRLTAVSYSGTIHREDEPSHITFSDPGECAGCYREFGCHPCESFCPGEVYRFDGDELILSPSNCVHCQTCRIKCPHQVIQWEVPEGGDGPKYKVM, from the coding sequence GTGAATGAACTGAATAAAATGGACGTACTTTTTGTCGGCGCTGGCCCGGCGAGCCTGGCGGGAGCCATCAGGCTGAAACAACTGCTCAATCAGCAGGGGAGAGCAGAGTCGGTCGTCGTTATTGAAAAAGCCGATAAGCTGGGGCAGCACAACCTTTCCGGCGCCGTCTTTGAAGCTGATGTTCTGGATGAATTAGTCCCCGGGTGGCGAGAAAAGCAGGACAGCTTTGTTACCAAAACACTGGCCAACGGAGTTGAGATAGACGAGACCGTTTTCCTGCCGGCCAACGGCTCCGCCATTAGACTCCCGGAAATTATGGTACCGCCATATATGCATCACAAGGGAAATTACGTCCTTTCCCTCAGTGAGATGGTCAACTGGTTAGCCGGTATTGCCCGTAGTCTTGGAGTGGAAATATATACCGGATTCGCGGCTAAAGAGATTATCGTCGAAGGCGGCGCGGTCAAGGGTATCAAACTCGGGGACAAGGGACTGGACAAAGAGAGAAATAAACAGCCGAACTACGCGCCGGGAGAAATATTAGAGGCCAGGGTAACCGTCCTCGGTGAGGGGTCTCTAGGTCAACTGGCGGAGAAACTGGTCAAGACCTTCAATCTGGACGCGGGCAAAAACCCGCAGGTTCATTCGGTCGGGGTCAAGGAGGTAATCAAACTCCCGGAGGAAAACAACTTCGGCCCGAACCGGGTGATACATACTTTTGGTTTCCCCAACAAGGGGCTGACTCCCGATATTTTCGGCGGGGGCACTCTGTACAGCTTGGGGCCGAACACGGTAGCACTGGCCCTGATTCTGGCGCTGGACTGGCGCTACTGCAATCTCAACCCTCAGACCGAGCTCCAGGTCTTCAAGTCCCACAGCTACATCAGCCGCCTCATCGAAGGCGGAGAGGTCACCGCTTATGGAGCCAAAACGCTGCCTGAAGGCGGCTACTACTCGCTACCGCAACCGTTCGCCGATGGGGCTATTATCATCGGCGACGGGGCCGGTTTTACCAACGCCAGAAAACTCAAAGGACTGCACTATGCCATCAAGTCAGGAATGTGCGCCGCCGAAGCTATTTTCCAGGCTATCGAGGCACAGGACTTCTCCCGCCGCAGCTTGAAATCTTATCAGGACCGGCTGGACGAGAGCTTTGTCATGAAAGATATACGCCGGGCCAGAAACTACCGGCAGGTCTTCAGCAAAACGGGCAGGGCCGGGATATACCTGGGAGCACCTTTATCTCTTGTCCAGCAATGGCTGCCCAGATTGAGCGCCAGACCTGACCATGAAGGTATGAGAAGGGTCAGCCTGGACCGCAAAAATGTCAGCGGTATTGACCGGCTGACGGCCGTCAGCTACTCCGGTACCATTCACCGGGAGGATGAACCTTCTCACATTACCTTCTCCGACCCGGGAGAATGCGCTGGCTGCTACAGGGAATTCGGCTGCCACCCCTGTGAGTCATTCTGCCCCGGGGAAGTTTACAGGTTCGATGGAGATGAATTGATTCTAAGTCCGTCCAACTGCGTGCACTGTCAGACCTGCCGTATAAAGTGCCCTCATCAGGTTATACAGTGGGAGGTGCCGGAAGGGGGCGACGGGCCAAAATATAAGGTAATGTAG
- a CDS encoding FAD-binding protein — MNYIVLVKQVPDIKNIPNEAWDWEKGTLRRGLLDNVCNELDKLALVFALKMRERHNGQIVSLTMGPPFAEEVLRYALSIGADAGVLLTDRKLGGADTPATAHPLAQAIKKIEKEIFKGDRNYIIVSGMQSVDGDTAQVPAQIAEGLGIPHIAYATSFSFDNGNLMVDRITRRGSETVAPADYPCMITVTEWAEPLNALFSRTRWAYSQKLYQWSADDVNADASRIGLAGSKTNVVRIFSPRDTLQKNCVFENDLGQLARLLKETYTRKLEASEDTEDKKSQYHLPEGKQSDYQGEVWVYAEQEGGEINPASFELLGKATELASPLNEKVGAVLVGNNVRKLAADLIAYGADKVYIAEHELLENFLPVPYTRVAAELIEQYKPQMMLFSATPLGRELAPRVAYKTNSGLTADCTALDIVDFKRGAREYTGVLMQTRPALGGNVMASIITQNSTVQMSTARPGVMRALKPDTARKGEIIEYKAPITPADLGARIVSAEVRPLTSELKDATIIVSGGSGCKTKEGFDRCIPPLAESLGKFLGAEAMVGASRAAVEAGFIGRSHQVGQTGQTVKPKVYVAAGISGAVQHLTGMQNSDIVLAINKDPNARIFKVADLGIVGNMEEIVPRFIQELNSQGA; from the coding sequence ATGAACTACATAGTCTTAGTCAAGCAGGTACCCGATATCAAAAATATCCCCAACGAGGCCTGGGACTGGGAGAAGGGGACCCTAAGAAGAGGGCTGCTGGACAATGTCTGTAATGAACTCGACAAGCTGGCGCTGGTCTTCGCCCTGAAGATGAGGGAGCGACATAATGGCCAGATAGTCAGTCTGACCATGGGGCCGCCCTTTGCCGAAGAAGTGTTAAGGTATGCCTTATCCATCGGCGCTGATGCCGGGGTCTTACTCACTGATAGAAAGCTGGGTGGGGCGGATACCCCGGCGACGGCCCACCCGCTGGCTCAGGCAATCAAAAAAATCGAGAAAGAAATATTCAAGGGCGACCGGAACTACATAATCGTCAGCGGCATGCAGTCAGTCGACGGGGATACCGCTCAGGTACCGGCACAAATTGCTGAAGGTTTGGGCATCCCCCATATTGCTTACGCTACTTCCTTCAGTTTTGACAATGGAAATCTGATGGTTGACCGCATAACCAGGAGGGGCTCCGAAACGGTCGCCCCCGCTGACTACCCCTGTATGATAACTGTCACCGAATGGGCCGAGCCGTTAAATGCCCTTTTCAGCCGTACCAGGTGGGCATATTCGCAAAAACTCTACCAGTGGAGCGCTGATGATGTAAATGCCGATGCGTCACGCATCGGTCTGGCTGGCTCCAAGACCAACGTGGTTAGAATTTTTTCCCCGCGGGATACCCTTCAAAAGAACTGCGTCTTTGAAAATGACCTGGGGCAATTAGCCAGATTGCTCAAAGAAACCTATACACGCAAACTCGAAGCCTCTGAAGATACGGAAGATAAAAAGTCCCAGTACCATCTTCCCGAAGGGAAGCAAAGCGATTATCAAGGGGAAGTCTGGGTCTATGCCGAGCAGGAAGGAGGGGAGATAAACCCGGCTTCCTTTGAACTATTAGGTAAAGCCACCGAGCTGGCCAGCCCGCTCAATGAAAAAGTCGGCGCGGTACTGGTGGGGAATAACGTCAGGAAATTAGCCGCGGATCTGATAGCCTATGGGGCGGACAAGGTCTACATAGCCGAGCATGAGCTTCTGGAAAACTTCCTGCCGGTACCCTATACCAGAGTGGCCGCTGAACTGATCGAACAATATAAACCACAGATGATGCTGTTCAGCGCCACGCCTCTGGGCAGAGAACTGGCGCCGAGGGTGGCTTACAAGACCAACTCAGGGCTGACCGCCGACTGCACAGCCTTGGACATTGTGGACTTCAAGAGGGGCGCTCGGGAATATACCGGTGTCCTGATGCAGACACGGCCTGCGCTGGGAGGCAATGTGATGGCGAGCATCATTACCCAGAACTCCACGGTACAGATGTCTACGGCCAGACCCGGTGTGATGCGTGCCTTGAAACCGGATACTGCCCGAAAGGGGGAGATTATCGAGTACAAGGCCCCGATAACCCCCGCTGATCTGGGGGCCAGGATAGTCTCGGCCGAAGTCCGCCCGCTGACTTCCGAGCTTAAAGATGCCACCATAATTGTTTCCGGCGGCAGCGGCTGCAAGACTAAAGAAGGTTTTGACCGGTGCATACCTCCCCTGGCGGAGAGCCTGGGCAAGTTCCTGGGAGCGGAAGCGATGGTCGGCGCTTCCAGGGCAGCCGTGGAGGCCGGGTTCATCGGCCGCAGCCACCAGGTAGGCCAGACCGGCCAGACAGTGAAACCCAAGGTTTATGTTGCCGCCGGTATTTCCGGCGCGGTACAGCACCTGACCGGCATGCAAAACTCGGATATTGTCCTGGCAATAAATAAAGATCCGAACGCGCGCATCTTCAAGGTAGCCGATCTTGGCATCGTTGGTAATATGGAAGAGATTGTTCCCAGATTTATCCAGGAACTAAATTCACAAGGAGCGTAG